A single region of the Clostridia bacterium genome encodes:
- a CDS encoding diacylglycerol kinase family protein has protein sequence MRLKVVLNPRAGGGRAASEEEVARRALTEAGIQFDIELTQGPGDGVRIARVAAERGYDVVAAMGGDGTTNEVVNGIADSGATLAVIPAGSGNDFANALGIPRNDVAAACRAIVHGDRRRIDLCRVNEHYFISSFGIGFDAQVTRAANEKFKFLKGVWVYVFAVLNTIWTYRPALMRILADDCEIRLSPLLVAATNWKSYGGGMMICPEASIDDGLFEMCVVDNMPVLRFLYCFPRVMKGTHVHTMPEVRAFRASSLRIECSRPEAFHIDGEVFEAKEMVFTITHDGLEVVFGEVAR, from the coding sequence TTGCGGTTGAAGGTGGTTCTGAACCCGCGAGCCGGCGGCGGCCGGGCAGCAAGTGAGGAAGAAGTGGCTCGGCGCGCGCTTACAGAGGCAGGAATCCAGTTCGATATCGAGTTGACTCAAGGGCCGGGAGATGGCGTGCGGATTGCGCGGGTTGCCGCGGAGCGGGGGTACGATGTTGTGGCCGCCATGGGCGGGGATGGGACCACTAATGAGGTGGTCAACGGGATCGCAGACTCGGGTGCAACCCTCGCTGTGATCCCCGCAGGGTCTGGCAATGATTTCGCAAATGCTCTCGGGATTCCGAGAAATGACGTGGCGGCGGCGTGTCGCGCGATCGTGCATGGCGACAGGCGGAGGATCGACCTGTGCCGCGTGAATGAGCATTACTTCATCTCAAGCTTCGGCATTGGGTTCGACGCGCAGGTCACCCGGGCCGCGAACGAGAAGTTCAAGTTTCTCAAGGGCGTCTGGGTGTATGTGTTCGCCGTACTGAACACCATCTGGACATACAGGCCCGCTCTCATGCGAATCTTGGCAGATGACTGCGAGATACGGCTTTCTCCCCTTCTTGTAGCTGCTACAAACTGGAAGAGCTACGGTGGAGGCATGATGATATGCCCCGAAGCTTCCATTGACGATGGCCTGTTCGAGATGTGCGTGGTCGACAACATGCCGGTGCTCCGCTTCCTCTACTGTTTCCCAAGGGTGATGAAAGGCACACACGTTCATACCATGCCCGAGGTGAGGGCATTCAGGGCGAGTTCCCTGCGAATCGAGTGCTCCCGTCCGGAGGCCTTCCATATCGATGGCGAGGTCTTCGAGGCGAAGGAGATGGTGTTCACCATTACCCACGACGGGCTCGAGGTCGTGTTCGGGGAGGTGGCGAGGTGA
- a CDS encoding redox-sensing transcriptional repressor Rex, whose amino-acid sequence MADPCIRMSKATLARLPFYYRSIAAFARAGKARVSSAELAARVGVDSAQVRRDLSSIGRFGRAGIGYEIPDLLGALEEILGMKNRTEAVLVGVGRLGAALFRYPGFEEYGLRIVALFDSDPAKIGQKVEGTVIYGLPDLARLVRRLRIQMGIITVPGSEAQGVADLLVESGIIAIWNFAPVGITVPPGVMVRDEDLAAGLSHLSRHLAVAPTSGMHEAMDGGRKVGPDEETLSE is encoded by the coding sequence ATGGCGGATCCCTGCATTCGGATGTCAAAGGCTACTCTCGCACGCCTTCCGTTCTACTATAGGTCCATTGCTGCATTTGCCAGGGCGGGAAAGGCGAGGGTTTCCTCAGCTGAGCTTGCTGCCAGGGTGGGAGTTGACTCCGCCCAGGTGAGGCGGGACCTTTCGTCGATTGGACGTTTCGGACGGGCGGGGATCGGCTACGAAATCCCTGATCTGCTCGGGGCGCTTGAGGAGATCCTCGGCATGAAGAACAGAACAGAGGCGGTGCTGGTCGGCGTCGGCCGGCTGGGCGCCGCCCTATTCCGATACCCTGGGTTCGAGGAATACGGCCTTCGGATAGTGGCTCTATTTGATTCCGACCCTGCAAAGATCGGGCAAAAGGTGGAAGGGACAGTGATCTACGGTCTTCCCGACCTTGCACGACTAGTGCGGAGGCTCAGGATCCAGATGGGCATCATCACTGTCCCAGGCTCTGAAGCTCAGGGTGTTGCGGACCTCCTCGTAGAATCCGGCATCATCGCTATCTGGAACTTCGCACCGGTTGGAATAACTGTGCCCCCCGGCGTCATGGTAAGAGATGAAGACCTCGCCGCTGGGCTGTCTCACCTATCGAGGCACCTCGCCGTCGCACCGACATCGGGGATGCACGAGGCCATGGATGGTGGCAGGAAAGTAGGGCCTGACGAAGAAACTCTCTCGGAGTAA
- a CDS encoding [FeFe] hydrogenase, group A — MAAEPVVTIDGITVRIEGERNLLELVRKAGIDLPTFCYHSELSVYGACRMCVVEVEKMGVVSSCTVPPQPGMIVRTNTEKLRTIRRTIVELLLANHDRDCTTCDKSGRCRLQDLAQRFGVKNVRYGHREKAEAIDASTPAIVRDPNKCILCGDCVRVCREVQGIGILDFAYRGAKAMVMPAFGKRLADVDCVQCGQCASVCPTGAIMIKSSTEGVWKALHDPSMKVIAQVAPAVRVALGEEFGCAPGEVVTGKVVAALKKIGFDMVLDTAFTADLTVVEETFEFIERLQSGNRERLPQFTTCCPAWVKYVEQYHPDLLPKLSSCRSPQQMFGSLARKYLAPELGVAPESLYVVSVMPCTAKKFEAGREEFTTDGRPDVDAVITTQELARMVREAGVDFGALEIESFDIPLGIATGAGMIFGNTGGVAEAVLRAASELLAQDGRWPSAKAPASSGAIVFEAVRGTEGVREASLTIRGQEVRVAVAHSLSAAAEVLRRIKSGEANYDLVEVMSCPGGCIGGAGQPVPSDFPVRLKRAKALYDVDKMQMLRRAHDNPFVTALYQNYLGSPGSDTAEQALHTTYGVRRRIAGEAIRFHAGRSQEQVEVEVCVGTCCYLHGSYDLLHGLMNRVAERGLSDRVSLRATFCFEHCDASPNIKVDGNIISHVSEEEIDRVFKEEILARLDK; from the coding sequence TGCGTTGTCGAAGTGGAAAAGATGGGAGTAGTGAGTTCCTGCACAGTCCCGCCTCAGCCGGGAATGATAGTGAGAACCAACACGGAGAAGCTCAGGACGATCAGGCGCACCATCGTTGAGCTCCTCCTCGCTAACCACGACCGCGATTGCACCACGTGCGACAAGAGCGGCCGATGCAGGCTTCAGGATCTCGCCCAGAGATTCGGCGTGAAAAACGTAAGGTACGGGCATCGCGAGAAAGCCGAGGCCATCGATGCTTCCACTCCTGCGATTGTGCGTGATCCCAACAAGTGCATCCTCTGCGGCGACTGCGTGCGTGTGTGCCGCGAGGTACAGGGAATCGGCATCCTCGACTTCGCCTACAGGGGAGCGAAGGCCATGGTGATGCCTGCATTCGGCAAGCGTCTGGCCGATGTGGACTGTGTGCAGTGTGGGCAGTGCGCGAGCGTGTGTCCGACTGGCGCCATCATGATCAAATCCTCCACTGAGGGCGTGTGGAAGGCCCTGCACGATCCGTCGATGAAGGTAATCGCGCAGGTCGCCCCGGCTGTTAGAGTGGCCCTCGGCGAGGAGTTCGGGTGCGCGCCTGGCGAGGTTGTGACCGGCAAGGTGGTGGCGGCTCTCAAGAAGATAGGCTTCGATATGGTGCTCGACACTGCATTCACAGCGGACCTTACGGTCGTTGAGGAGACTTTCGAGTTCATCGAGAGGCTGCAATCTGGAAACCGGGAGAGGCTGCCGCAGTTCACCACCTGCTGTCCGGCGTGGGTGAAATACGTGGAGCAGTACCATCCGGATTTGCTGCCCAAGCTGTCGTCATGCAGGTCTCCTCAGCAGATGTTCGGCTCACTCGCCCGCAAGTATCTTGCTCCAGAGCTTGGAGTGGCCCCGGAATCCCTCTACGTTGTCTCGGTAATGCCGTGCACGGCGAAGAAGTTCGAGGCGGGCCGGGAGGAGTTCACAACTGATGGAAGGCCTGATGTGGACGCAGTCATAACGACTCAGGAACTGGCGCGGATGGTAAGGGAAGCGGGCGTCGATTTCGGCGCTTTGGAGATAGAATCGTTCGATATTCCCCTGGGAATTGCGACTGGCGCTGGGATGATCTTCGGAAACACAGGCGGTGTGGCAGAGGCGGTGCTCAGGGCGGCAAGCGAACTGCTTGCGCAAGATGGCCGATGGCCATCTGCGAAGGCGCCTGCTTCCTCCGGTGCAATCGTGTTCGAGGCGGTGCGTGGGACTGAAGGCGTGCGCGAGGCGAGCCTTACCATTCGCGGGCAGGAAGTGCGGGTGGCGGTGGCTCACTCCCTGTCTGCTGCGGCAGAGGTGCTGCGCAGGATCAAGTCAGGCGAGGCCAACTACGACCTAGTTGAGGTGATGTCCTGCCCTGGTGGGTGCATCGGTGGAGCTGGGCAGCCCGTTCCGTCGGACTTCCCAGTGAGGCTCAAGAGGGCTAAGGCCCTATATGATGTGGACAAGATGCAGATGCTGAGAAGGGCCCACGATAACCCGTTCGTGACAGCCCTGTACCAGAACTACCTGGGAAGCCCGGGATCCGACACTGCAGAACAAGCGCTGCACACGACTTACGGAGTGCGCAGGCGAATTGCCGGAGAGGCAATCAGGTTCCATGCCGGCAGATCGCAAGAGCAGGTCGAGGTGGAAGTGTGCGTGGGCACGTGCTGCTATCTTCATGGGTCTTACGATCTCTTGCATGGTTTGATGAATAGGGTTGCCGAGCGCGGACTATCCGATAGAGTGAGCCTGAGGGCCACATTCTGCTTCGAGCACTGTGATGCCAGCCCCAATATCAAGGTGGATGGGAACATTATCTCACATGTGAGCGAAGAGGAGATTGATCGCGTATTCAAGGAGGAGATACTGGCTCGGCTGGATAAATAG